DNA from Williamwhitmania sp.:
CAATTATTTTCTTAAAAGAGAGGTAGGATGCCATGTAAACGATTATGGCAGGAATGGCTACAAGCAATAAGGTATATAGCAAATCCATAGCATTTTTTTATGCAAATAGAGTAATAAATACATTAAAAACCTAATTTTGTTTACAGTTTTGCAATCGTTTACGAAACCTAACTCCCAACTAATCATGGACATAGTTTCTGAGCGCCTAAAAAAGCTCTCGGTATCCCAAACATTGGCAATGTCTCAGAAGAGCAAAGACCTTAAAGCCCAAGGTATTGATGTAATAGACTTGAGCGTTGGCGAACCTGACTTTAATACTCCGGACCACATTAAGGATGCAGCCAAGCGTGCCATTGATGATAACTTTACTTTTTATTCCCCGGTACCTGGGTTCATGGATTTGCGGCAGGCAATAGCCCACAAGTTCAAGGTTGAAAATGACTTAACATATGCTCCCGAGCAGATTGTTGTTTCCAATGGTGCCAAGCAATCGCTAACCAACGTCATCCTTTCAATGGTAAACCCCGGAGAGGAGGTAATCGTTCTCGCACCTTACTGGGTTAGCTATCTTGAGTTGGTCAAGGTGGCTGAGGGTACCCCGGTTGTGATCAATACAACGCTAGAAAATGACTTTAAGGTCACGCTGGAACAACTCAGAGGGGCAATTACACCTAAATCAAAGTTGCTTATTCTTTGTTCGCCTTCAAATCCTACAGGAAGTATATACTCCAAGCAGGAGCTGCACGATATTGCTGTGGAGGTTGCCAAGCATCCAGACCTCTTTGTAATTGCCGACGAGATATATGAGCATATAAACTTTGTGGGACGGCATGAGAGCATTGCCCAATTTGACTTCATTTACGAGAGGGTGATAA
Protein-coding regions in this window:
- a CDS encoding pyridoxal phosphate-dependent aminotransferase; amino-acid sequence: MDIVSERLKKLSVSQTLAMSQKSKDLKAQGIDVIDLSVGEPDFNTPDHIKDAAKRAIDDNFTFYSPVPGFMDLRQAIAHKFKVENDLTYAPEQIVVSNGAKQSLTNVILSMVNPGEEVIVLAPYWVSYLELVKVAEGTPVVINTTLENDFKVTLEQLRGAITPKSKLLILCSPSNPTGSIYSKQELHDIAVEVAKHPDLFVIADEIYEHINFVGRHESIAQFDFIYERVITINGVSKGFAMTGWRIGYMAASKEIVQACIKLQGQTTSGASSIAQKAAFAALTIPSTFPATMNAAFKRRRDLVYSYMSKIDGVKVNLPEGAFYIFPDISSFFGRRYGDKKIQSAQDITLYLLEVAHIALVPGCAFGEPNCIRISYATSDEVLVVAMERFTMALKALTS